A stretch of Oncorhynchus mykiss isolate Arlee chromosome 12, USDA_OmykA_1.1, whole genome shotgun sequence DNA encodes these proteins:
- the LOC110536990 gene encoding NADH dehydrogenase [ubiquinone] 1 alpha subcomplex subunit 8: MPGSVEVPTFNDLNVEEISVSSAVLKGAAHHYGSQCDKANKEFMLCRWEEKDPRKCLNEGKKVNECALNFFRQIKGSCAESFTEYWTCLDYSNLAELRQCRQQQQAFDSCVQDKLGWERPNLGELSKVTKVDTSRPLPENAYHSRPRPEPNPVIEGQLQPAKHGSRLFFWSW, translated from the exons ATGCCGGGTTCGGTGGAGGTTCCCACTTTTAATGACTTGAATGTTGAGGAG atcagtgtgTCATCTGCGGTGCTGAAGGGAGCTGCCCACCACTATGGCTCACAGTGTGACAAGGCCAACAAGGAGTTCATGCTCTGTCGCTGGGAGGAGAAGGACCCTAGGAAGTGTCTGAACGAAGGGAAGAAAGTCAACGAGTGTGCACTTAACTTCTTCAG GCAGATAAAGGGGAGCTGTGCTGAGTCCTTCACAGAGTACTGGACCTGCCTGGACTactccaacctggcagagctgcGTCAGTGCCGCCAACAGCAGCAGGCCTTTGACAGTTGTGTGCAGGACAAGCTGGGCTGGGAGAGACCCAACCTGGGAGAACTGTCCAAG GTGACAAAGGTGGACACCTCTCGCCCCCTTCCTGAGAATGCTTACCACTCGAGACCCCGGCCAGAGCCCAACCCTGTGATCGAGGGCCAGCTGCAGCCAGCCAAGCACGGCAGCAGACTCTTCTTTTGGAGCTGGTAA